From the Acidovorax carolinensis genome, one window contains:
- a CDS encoding glycosyltransferase family 4 protein — translation MRILYHHRTASKDGQAVHIEEMIDALRSEGHEVRVVAPGAPEANADAAAQGSGRMGSDMGWVHRLKAMLPKAAYEMMELGYNLVAYRKLIAAAREFRPHVIYERYNLFLLAGLMVKKRMGIPLLLEVNSPLVLERSQHSGGLGLRRLARWAEGGAWRGADTVLPVTEVLANHVRAYGVPSERIHVIPNGINRAHFADAPMPEAAKMRLGLEGRVVLGFTGFVRDWHGVDRIVDWMASPQAPQTTHLLVVGDGPVRAALEAQARRLGLAERVTFTGVIHREQVPAHVAAFDVALQPAVTPYASPLKLMEYLVLGKAVVAPATPNLREVLTDNVNALLFDPAQSGALEGALTRLCSDTSLRQRLAQGAADTIDRLDLTWIGNARRVTALVEAGA, via the coding sequence ATGAGAATCCTCTACCACCACCGCACTGCTTCGAAAGATGGTCAGGCTGTCCACATCGAAGAAATGATCGACGCCCTGCGCAGCGAGGGGCACGAAGTGCGCGTGGTGGCACCCGGGGCGCCCGAGGCCAATGCGGATGCGGCGGCTCAAGGGAGTGGTCGCATGGGTAGCGACATGGGGTGGGTGCATCGCCTCAAGGCCATGCTGCCAAAGGCCGCCTACGAGATGATGGAGCTGGGCTACAACCTGGTGGCCTATCGCAAGCTGATAGCTGCCGCGCGCGAATTTCGGCCGCATGTGATTTACGAGCGGTACAACCTGTTCCTGCTGGCCGGCCTCATGGTCAAGAAGCGCATGGGGATTCCTCTGTTGCTGGAGGTGAACTCGCCCCTGGTGCTGGAGCGATCGCAGCACAGCGGCGGGTTGGGTCTGCGGCGACTTGCTCGCTGGGCAGAGGGCGGTGCATGGCGTGGTGCAGATACCGTATTGCCCGTCACGGAAGTGTTGGCCAATCACGTCCGTGCGTATGGCGTGCCGAGCGAACGCATCCATGTCATACCCAACGGCATCAACCGCGCGCATTTCGCCGATGCGCCCATGCCCGAGGCGGCCAAAATGCGGCTCGGCCTGGAGGGCAGGGTGGTGCTGGGCTTCACCGGTTTTGTACGCGACTGGCATGGCGTGGACCGCATCGTCGACTGGATGGCGTCACCCCAGGCGCCGCAAACCACGCATCTGCTGGTGGTGGGAGACGGCCCGGTGCGCGCTGCGCTGGAAGCGCAGGCGAGGCGACTTGGCCTGGCCGAGCGCGTGACCTTCACAGGTGTGATCCACCGCGAACAGGTTCCCGCCCATGTAGCGGCGTTTGATGTGGCGCTGCAGCCCGCAGTCACGCCCTATGCCTCCCCATTGAAACTGATGGAATACCTGGTGCTGGGCAAGGCGGTGGTGGCACCGGCCACACCCAATTTGCGGGAAGTGCTGACTGACAACGTCAACGCCCTGCTGTTCGATCCAGCCCAGTCGGGCGCACTAGAGGGCGCACTCACACGCCTGTGCTCCGACACATCGCTGCGGCAGCGCCTGGCACAAGGCGCTGCCGACACCATCGATCGATTGGACCTGACCTGGATCGGCAATGCACGGCGGGTGACTGCACTGGTGGAAGCGGGCGCATGA
- a CDS encoding XrtA/PEP-CTERM system amidotransferase, translating to MCGISGLFDAQGTRAFSRDLISRINDIQAHRGPDEDDVHLEPGLALGHRRLSVIDLATGKQPLFNEDGTVGIVFNGEIYNYLELMPELKALGYRFRTRSDTEVIVHAWQAWGEACLHRLRGMFSFALWDRNQQTLFLARDRMGVKPMHYAWLPDGSFIFGSELKVLTAHPGFVRDIDPLAVEDYFSFGYVPDPRCIYLDAHKLPAAHYLTLRRGDSAQAEPVPYWDVHFSNDNSIGLADAQAELRERVKESVRLRMIADVPLGAFLSGGVDSSAVVATMAGLSDTPVHTCAIGFDDPRFNESAFAQQVADRYRTDHKLEIVSSNDFDLIDTLARLYDEPFADSSAIPTYRVCQMARKHVTVALSGDGGDESLGGYRRYRMHQGEESVRNCLPHGLRRTLFGAVARMYPKADWAPRPLRAKTTLQALAMDSVQAYHHSMSHLRAEQRQALFSSAFQRSLGGYSAVEVFRHYASQAQTDDPLALIQYLDYKTWLVGDINTKVDRASMAHSLEVREPLMDHQLVEWLATLPSGMKIRGGEGKYVLKKAFEPLLPHDVLYRPKMGFSVPLANWLRGPLAQRMKESVLSPRMLASGYFNADTLQALINQHMGGHHDHSTALWMLIMFDAFLRQALEPARAVVSTATSERASA from the coding sequence ATGTGTGGCATCTCCGGCCTTTTCGATGCACAGGGTACGCGCGCTTTCTCGCGCGATCTGATTTCGCGCATCAACGACATTCAGGCCCACCGTGGGCCTGACGAAGACGATGTGCATCTGGAACCCGGCCTGGCCCTGGGCCATCGGCGCCTGTCCGTCATCGACCTGGCTACCGGCAAGCAGCCCTTGTTCAACGAGGACGGCACGGTAGGCATCGTCTTCAATGGTGAAATCTACAACTACCTTGAGCTCATGCCCGAACTCAAGGCATTGGGCTATCGCTTCAGGACGCGCAGCGACACTGAAGTGATCGTGCACGCCTGGCAAGCCTGGGGCGAGGCGTGCCTGCACCGGCTGCGGGGCATGTTCTCGTTTGCACTGTGGGACCGCAACCAGCAAACCCTGTTTCTTGCGCGCGACCGCATGGGCGTCAAGCCCATGCACTACGCCTGGTTGCCCGATGGCAGCTTCATCTTTGGCTCCGAGCTCAAAGTGCTTACCGCCCACCCCGGCTTTGTGCGCGACATCGACCCGCTCGCTGTGGAGGACTATTTTTCGTTCGGCTATGTTCCCGATCCACGCTGCATCTACCTCGACGCCCACAAGCTGCCGGCGGCCCACTACCTGACCCTGCGCCGAGGAGACTCTGCCCAGGCCGAGCCGGTGCCGTATTGGGACGTGCACTTCAGCAATGACAACTCCATCGGTCTGGCCGATGCACAAGCCGAGCTGCGTGAGCGGGTCAAGGAATCGGTGCGGCTGCGCATGATCGCCGATGTGCCACTGGGTGCCTTCCTCTCCGGCGGGGTGGACTCCAGCGCCGTCGTAGCCACCATGGCCGGTCTTTCTGACACGCCCGTTCACACCTGCGCTATTGGTTTCGACGATCCACGTTTCAATGAATCCGCCTTTGCCCAGCAGGTGGCGGACCGTTACCGCACCGACCACAAACTCGAAATTGTCAGCAGCAACGACTTCGACCTCATCGACACCTTGGCAAGGCTGTACGACGAGCCCTTTGCCGACAGCTCGGCCATACCCACTTACCGCGTCTGCCAGATGGCGCGCAAGCATGTCACCGTGGCGCTGTCCGGCGACGGCGGCGACGAAAGCCTGGGCGGTTACCGGCGCTACCGCATGCACCAGGGCGAGGAGTCGGTGCGCAATTGCCTGCCGCATGGCCTGCGCCGTACGCTGTTTGGTGCGGTGGCGCGGATGTACCCCAAGGCAGATTGGGCTCCGCGCCCCTTGCGCGCCAAGACGACGTTGCAGGCCTTGGCCATGGATAGCGTGCAGGCCTATCACCACAGCATGTCGCACCTGCGGGCCGAGCAGCGCCAGGCGCTGTTTTCATCCGCATTCCAGCGCAGCCTGGGGGGCTACAGCGCTGTGGAGGTGTTCCGCCACTATGCCAGCCAAGCCCAGACCGACGACCCGCTGGCCCTGATCCAGTACCTGGACTACAAGACCTGGCTGGTCGGCGACATCAACACCAAGGTGGACCGCGCCAGCATGGCGCACTCGCTCGAAGTGCGCGAGCCGCTGATGGACCACCAGCTCGTTGAATGGCTGGCTACGCTGCCCAGCGGCATGAAGATCCGGGGTGGCGAGGGCAAATATGTTCTCAAGAAAGCATTTGAGCCCTTGCTGCCGCACGATGTCCTGTACCGACCCAAGATGGGTTTTTCGGTGCCATTGGCCAACTGGCTGCGCGGACCGCTGGCACAACGCATGAAGGAATCAGTGCTCAGTCCGCGCATGTTGGCATCGGGTTACTTCAACGCGGACACGTTGCAAGCCCTCATCAACCAACACATGGGTGGGCACCATGACCATTCGACGGCCTTGTGGATGCTCATCATGTTCGATGCGTTCCTGCGGCAAGCGCTGGAGCCCGCCCGGGCTGTTGTCTCCACAGCCACAAGCGAGAGGGCTTCCGCATGA
- a CDS encoding ArnT family glycosyltransferase produces MPRPDTLAIHAAERLLAWALVLVCVALLFAQAPHGGAFYWSDSPRHALNGVFVMDMIKAMPIDDPTGYAYRYYAQYPALTILFYPPLFYAISAPFYAVLGVSHETALLVVAIHYLALGLGCWRLARYWLPAAPSLAFGVLVLWLPEVAFWGRQVMLEVPAFAFLVWSAVAVMAYLRGGPPRWLYLGAALLVLGMYTKISVAYMAVVYAALIAQRDGWAALRNRHHWWVAGLSVVGLLPLAVLTLKFGQANLQSVTGVADAVASRASWQGWVWYLQQIPAQAGWPLTLLGLAGAIMAAWRRIPGLGFWWLGFAVGYLFFSSIDLKEARHSVFLLPSVVFFAVLCVHTVVPPRLGRWAHAALAMLVLATVGLTVWTRPVFYVQGYAQAAAEVARLAPRDSTVMFSGYRDGSFVFSMRAREDRRDLQVMRADKLLLGVAVRRELGVEQKGLTEAEIAEAINANGVHYVVMQPGFWIDLEAMQRFERVMASDQFEAVARIATPANHNAHETELVIYRNKGAVAPRRHGTDIELKIINRRISAD; encoded by the coding sequence ATGCCACGGCCTGACACGCTTGCCATCCATGCTGCTGAGCGCCTGCTGGCGTGGGCGCTGGTACTGGTGTGTGTGGCTTTGCTGTTTGCGCAGGCACCCCATGGCGGTGCCTTTTACTGGAGCGACTCGCCGCGCCATGCCCTTAACGGTGTGTTCGTCATGGACATGATTAAGGCCATGCCCATCGACGATCCGACCGGCTATGCCTATCGGTATTACGCTCAGTATCCGGCGCTCACGATCTTGTTCTACCCCCCGCTGTTCTACGCCATCAGTGCACCGTTCTATGCGGTGCTCGGGGTGTCGCACGAAACGGCGCTGCTGGTGGTGGCAATTCACTACCTGGCGCTGGGTCTGGGCTGCTGGCGCTTGGCGCGGTATTGGCTGCCGGCCGCCCCATCGCTCGCGTTTGGAGTGCTCGTGCTCTGGCTGCCCGAAGTGGCCTTCTGGGGGCGACAGGTGATGCTCGAGGTGCCTGCCTTTGCCTTTCTGGTGTGGAGCGCAGTGGCTGTGATGGCCTATCTGCGTGGCGGGCCACCCAGATGGCTGTACCTAGGGGCTGCGCTGCTAGTGCTGGGCATGTACACAAAAATCAGTGTGGCATACATGGCGGTGGTCTATGCTGCCTTGATCGCGCAGCGCGATGGCTGGGCGGCCTTGCGCAACCGTCACCACTGGTGGGTGGCTGGTTTGTCTGTGGTGGGCTTGCTGCCCCTGGCCGTGCTCACCCTCAAGTTCGGCCAGGCCAACCTGCAGTCGGTCACTGGCGTGGCCGATGCCGTGGCCTCGCGTGCAAGCTGGCAAGGCTGGGTGTGGTATCTGCAGCAGATCCCCGCGCAGGCAGGGTGGCCACTGACTCTGCTAGGCCTGGCCGGTGCCATCATGGCCGCATGGCGGCGCATACCCGGCCTGGGTTTCTGGTGGCTGGGCTTCGCGGTGGGCTACCTGTTCTTTTCATCCATCGATTTGAAGGAAGCCCGCCACAGCGTCTTCTTGCTGCCCTCGGTGGTCTTTTTTGCGGTGCTATGTGTGCACACCGTGGTGCCACCCCGCCTGGGCCGTTGGGCGCATGCCGCGCTGGCCATGTTGGTGCTTGCCACCGTGGGCTTGACCGTGTGGACTCGCCCCGTGTTTTACGTGCAGGGCTACGCCCAGGCCGCGGCTGAGGTGGCACGGCTTGCACCGCGTGACAGCACAGTCATGTTCTCGGGTTATCGCGACGGCTCGTTTGTGTTCAGCATGCGTGCTAGGGAAGACCGCCGGGACCTGCAGGTGATGCGGGCTGACAAACTGCTGCTGGGCGTGGCCGTGCGGCGGGAACTGGGCGTCGAGCAAAAGGGCCTGACCGAGGCCGAAATTGCCGAGGCCATCAATGCCAACGGTGTGCACTATGTGGTGATGCAGCCCGGCTTCTGGATCGACCTGGAGGCCATGCAGCGCTTTGAGCGGGTGATGGCCAGCGACCAGTTTGAAGCAGTGGCGCGCATTGCCACCCCGGCCAACCACAATGCGCACGAGACCGAACTGGTGATCTACCGGAACAAGGGGGCGGTGGCGCCCCGTCGGCACGGTACCGACATCGAACTGAAGATCATTAACCGGCGCATCTCCGCCGACTGA
- a CDS encoding polysaccharide deacetylase family protein, with amino-acid sequence MSKDKLSVFLFHKVPQQCDPLVPTDVSIARFEQLLDHTFSKLHVLPLEEAIGRLQAGTLPRRAACITFDDGYPDWLAGVVPALRRRNLHATFFITSGQFDGVPLWHERILAAVRRLPGPSLDLGIPFLPAQTVGSTDDRRSQVQRLEQELKYLTLYRREQILQRLEAEAGVRATDVPVMSEAQLRDLHSQGFGIGAHTALHPILDYCNADEVEREVGGARERLQAIVRGPVNGFAYPNGRPYADFSRLHVDAVKRAGYRYAVTTHWGVAGVSTSPYQIPRFTPWAERDWHVTFQLVRNLMTEPMQVPEIAT; translated from the coding sequence TTGTCCAAAGACAAGTTGTCGGTGTTTCTGTTTCACAAGGTGCCGCAGCAATGTGACCCGCTGGTACCTACCGACGTGAGCATTGCGCGATTCGAGCAACTGTTGGACCACACGTTTTCCAAGCTGCACGTGCTGCCGCTGGAAGAGGCCATTGGCCGTCTGCAAGCCGGTACCCTGCCGCGTCGTGCCGCCTGCATCACGTTTGACGATGGTTACCCCGACTGGCTGGCGGGCGTTGTCCCGGCCCTGCGCCGGCGCAATCTGCACGCCACCTTTTTCATCACCTCGGGCCAGTTCGACGGCGTGCCACTGTGGCATGAGCGCATCCTGGCAGCAGTGCGTCGGCTGCCCGGACCGTCGCTAGATTTGGGCATTCCTTTCCTGCCAGCGCAGACGGTGGGCTCCACCGACGACCGGCGCAGTCAGGTTCAGCGCCTGGAGCAGGAGTTGAAGTACCTCACCCTCTACCGCCGCGAGCAGATCCTGCAGCGTCTGGAGGCCGAAGCTGGGGTGCGGGCGACCGACGTGCCGGTGATGAGTGAGGCGCAGTTGCGCGACCTGCATAGCCAGGGCTTTGGCATTGGCGCCCACACTGCCTTGCACCCCATCCTTGACTACTGCAACGCCGACGAGGTCGAGCGTGAAGTTGGGGGGGCCCGCGAGCGCTTGCAAGCCATCGTGCGCGGGCCAGTGAATGGTTTCGCGTACCCCAATGGCAGACCCTATGCCGATTTTTCGCGCCTGCATGTGGATGCCGTAAAACGGGCGGGCTATCGCTATGCCGTCACCACCCATTGGGGCGTGGCCGGTGTTTCGACATCGCCCTATCAGATTCCGCGCTTTACCCCCTGGGCCGAGCGCGATTGGCACGTTACCTTTCAATTGGTGCGCAACCTGATGACCGAGCCAATGCAAGTGCCGGAGATCGCGACATGA
- a CDS encoding glycosyltransferase family 4 protein, with translation MKILLFSTLYPSLVRPIHGIFVETRLRELLKTGQVQARVVAPVPWFPFRAQRFGEYAQFAATPREEHRNGVEVHHPRYLLLPKVGMNYAPYAMALGALPVVRRLQRQGFDFDLIDAHYYYPDGVAAALLAKWLGKPFVVTARGTDLTLISQYPFPRKLILETAARANASIGVCQALMDKLGELGADRSKLNTLRNGVDLERFVPEDRAESRRRLGLPVDGRYLLSVGHLIARKGHHIAVEALQHLPEVTLLIAGAGPEEAALKNLSRRLGVADRLRWVGVIPQTELRWWYSAADILALCSSREGWANVLLEAMACGTPVIATDTWGTPEVVSNPAAGVLMARRDASALAEAWVQLHAQLPAREATRAHAQTFSWEATTQGQLQLFQRVVDATA, from the coding sequence ATGAAAATCTTGCTGTTCTCCACCCTATACCCCAGCTTGGTGCGCCCCATCCACGGCATCTTTGTGGAGACACGCCTGCGCGAGTTGCTCAAGACCGGGCAGGTGCAGGCCCGGGTGGTTGCGCCCGTGCCGTGGTTTCCCTTCCGGGCCCAGCGCTTTGGCGAGTATGCGCAGTTTGCTGCCACCCCACGCGAGGAGCATCGCAACGGCGTGGAAGTGCACCACCCGCGCTATCTGCTGCTGCCCAAGGTGGGCATGAACTACGCCCCCTATGCCATGGCGCTGGGGGCCTTGCCCGTCGTCCGGCGGCTGCAGCGTCAGGGCTTTGACTTTGATCTCATCGACGCTCACTATTACTATCCCGACGGTGTGGCGGCCGCGCTGCTGGCCAAGTGGCTCGGCAAGCCCTTTGTGGTAACGGCGCGCGGTACCGACTTGACCCTCATTTCGCAGTACCCATTTCCGCGCAAACTGATTCTGGAAACTGCCGCGCGGGCCAACGCGTCCATTGGTGTGTGCCAGGCGCTCATGGACAAGCTGGGTGAACTGGGCGCCGACCGTTCCAAACTCAATACCTTGCGCAACGGCGTGGATCTGGAGCGCTTCGTCCCTGAAGACCGCGCAGAATCCCGCAGGCGTCTGGGTCTGCCGGTCGATGGACGCTACCTGCTGTCGGTAGGGCATTTGATTGCGCGCAAGGGGCATCACATTGCCGTTGAAGCGCTGCAGCATTTGCCTGAGGTGACCCTGCTAATCGCGGGTGCAGGCCCCGAGGAGGCAGCCCTGAAAAATCTCTCCAGGCGCTTGGGCGTGGCCGATCGATTGCGCTGGGTCGGCGTGATTCCCCAGACCGAACTGAGGTGGTGGTATAGCGCGGCCGACATACTGGCTTTGTGCAGCAGCCGCGAGGGCTGGGCCAATGTGCTGCTGGAGGCCATGGCCTGTGGCACGCCGGTGATAGCTACCGACACCTGGGGAACGCCCGAGGTGGTGAGCAACCCAGCGGCCGGCGTGCTGATGGCGCGCCGCGATGCGTCGGCACTGGCTGAGGCCTGGGTTCAACTGCACGCCCAGTTGCCTGCGCGAGAAGCAACGCGCGCCCACGCGCAGACCTTCTCGTGGGAGGCGACGACGCAAGGGCAACTGCAGCTTTTCCAGAGGGTTGTCGATGCCACGGCCTGA
- a CDS encoding putative O-glycosylation ligase, exosortase A system-associated, with the protein MRDLAFALMLLAALPLALARPFNAYLLWGWTALLAPTTYFYGWMVGNRVNFVCAVLTLVLLALGRVPWRDYQPNKVTWLYVLLAAHATLAFLLAYPGNPDNEKYLEFLIKGLLFCLVMPFFVRERVHFHAMFIVIALGLGVHGVLNGLKTLASGGGHNMMGPAGTMLGDRNHLSTALALVLPVLFYLQTHTVNRLIRLGYLGAFCIVVLAILGGGSRAGFIAVSVVGLWLVLTARRKGMALMLVGGAVLAFLAFAPEDITSRLTTIKEAGEDSSFMGRVIAWKISSAIALENPVFGGGFHAVQVQAIWDRFKMSPGLLGFLDLPVPEFSAKAAHSIYFEVMGDLGFVGLGLFLFILLRALWSRLAIKRMTNQLGVSYQWARDMADMLMLAVLAYMVGGASVSLAYLEVIYMVVMLMELLRLHVAGAFALPERQAIAPGPRGKL; encoded by the coding sequence ATGCGTGATTTGGCTTTTGCCCTGATGCTGCTGGCCGCATTGCCGCTGGCGTTGGCGCGCCCCTTCAACGCCTATCTGCTGTGGGGGTGGACAGCCTTGCTCGCGCCGACCACATACTTTTATGGCTGGATGGTTGGCAACCGGGTCAATTTCGTATGCGCTGTGCTTACCCTGGTGTTGCTGGCGCTTGGGCGGGTGCCCTGGCGCGACTACCAGCCCAACAAGGTGACGTGGCTCTATGTGTTGCTGGCGGCCCACGCCACTCTGGCCTTTTTACTGGCCTATCCTGGCAATCCCGACAACGAAAAGTACCTTGAGTTCCTGATCAAGGGCTTGCTGTTTTGCCTGGTCATGCCCTTCTTCGTGCGCGAGCGCGTGCATTTTCACGCCATGTTCATCGTCATTGCCCTGGGACTGGGGGTTCATGGCGTACTCAATGGTCTGAAGACGTTGGCCTCGGGTGGTGGTCACAACATGATGGGCCCTGCGGGCACCATGCTGGGCGACCGCAATCATCTGTCCACCGCGCTGGCACTGGTGCTGCCGGTGCTCTTTTACCTTCAGACCCATACAGTCAACCGCCTTATTCGCCTGGGTTACCTGGGCGCATTTTGCATTGTGGTGCTCGCCATTCTGGGTGGCGGGTCGCGGGCGGGTTTCATTGCCGTGTCGGTGGTGGGGCTGTGGCTCGTCCTCACCGCGCGGCGCAAAGGCATGGCGCTGATGCTGGTGGGAGGCGCCGTTCTGGCGTTTCTGGCGTTTGCGCCCGAAGACATCACCAGCCGCCTGACCACCATCAAAGAGGCAGGCGAAGACAGCTCCTTCATGGGCCGTGTGATCGCCTGGAAGATCAGTTCGGCCATCGCACTGGAAAACCCGGTTTTTGGTGGCGGGTTTCATGCCGTCCAGGTCCAGGCGATCTGGGACAGATTCAAAATGTCCCCGGGCTTGCTTGGTTTTTTGGATCTGCCCGTTCCGGAATTTTCTGCCAAGGCAGCACACAGCATTTACTTTGAGGTGATGGGCGACCTGGGTTTTGTGGGCTTGGGGCTCTTTCTGTTCATCCTATTGCGGGCGCTCTGGAGCCGGCTGGCCATCAAGCGCATGACAAACCAACTTGGCGTGTCGTACCAATGGGCGCGAGACATGGCCGACATGCTCATGCTGGCTGTGCTGGCCTACATGGTGGGTGGAGCCTCGGTCAGCCTGGCTTACCTGGAGGTCATCTACATGGTCGTGATGCTCATGGAGCTGCTGCGCCTGCACGTGGCAGGTGCCTTCGCATTGCCCGAACGACAGGCCATTGCACCGGGACCAAGGGGGAAACTGTGA